Proteins encoded by one window of bacterium:
- the serA gene encoding phosphoglycerate dehydrogenase, with translation MARVLVAERISAAGIDLLGESGHEVDVRLGMSPAELAEAVRGAQALIIRSATQVTAEVLEAGEDLVVVGRAGVGLDNVDLAAATQLGVTVVNAPLSNVLSAAEHTVALILSQARNIPQAHAALMAGRWERAQWEGIELAGKTLGIIGLGRVGRLVAERVAGFAMLTVAHDPYVSVEQARELRIELVSLPELMARSDFVTVHVARTPETIGLIGAELLAEAKPGIRIVNVARGGLVDEEALAEALRSGRVAGAALDVFDGEPIESSPLFGLPGVVVTPHLGASTAEAQHRAGVNIAEQVNDALAGGFVPFAVNIEARQAPDILRPYLPLCEHMGGMLAEIVGGLPEEVELEFWGHIGDHDPSIARLAVLKGLLATARQTNVTYVNAPLMAGEVGLRTVTHSHVAPRDFLNEVVVRGGGTELVGTLLGVRGDPYVVKVNGVAINVRPSRHMVMITNEDKPGIVGAVGTILGEAGVNIADMVLDCTGGRSSISLIMFSTDRHVPEAVARRLRETPGVLTVTVIRLGTVDQSGPSAR, from the coding sequence ATGGCACGTGTTCTGGTCGCTGAGCGCATCTCGGCGGCCGGCATCGACCTCCTGGGGGAGTCCGGCCACGAGGTTGACGTGCGCCTCGGCATGTCGCCCGCCGAGCTGGCCGAGGCCGTGCGCGGCGCACAGGCGCTGATCATCCGCTCGGCCACGCAGGTGACCGCGGAGGTGCTGGAGGCCGGCGAGGACCTCGTCGTGGTGGGCCGTGCCGGTGTGGGCCTCGACAACGTCGACCTCGCCGCTGCCACGCAGCTGGGCGTGACGGTTGTGAACGCACCGCTGTCCAACGTGCTGTCGGCGGCCGAGCACACCGTCGCGTTGATCCTCTCCCAGGCCCGCAACATCCCCCAGGCGCACGCCGCGCTGATGGCGGGGCGCTGGGAGCGGGCGCAGTGGGAGGGCATCGAGCTGGCGGGCAAGACGCTCGGCATCATCGGGCTGGGGCGCGTCGGCCGTCTCGTGGCCGAGCGTGTGGCCGGATTCGCCATGCTCACGGTGGCGCACGATCCCTACGTGTCGGTCGAGCAGGCCCGCGAGTTGCGCATCGAGTTGGTGAGCCTCCCCGAGTTGATGGCACGCAGCGACTTCGTGACCGTGCACGTCGCCCGGACCCCCGAGACGATCGGACTCATCGGGGCGGAGCTCCTTGCAGAGGCCAAGCCGGGGATCCGGATCGTGAACGTTGCCCGTGGCGGACTCGTCGACGAGGAGGCGCTGGCGGAGGCGTTGCGCTCGGGCCGGGTGGCGGGGGCCGCGCTGGACGTCTTCGACGGCGAACCCATCGAGTCGTCGCCCCTGTTCGGCCTGCCCGGCGTGGTGGTGACGCCGCACCTGGGGGCGAGCACGGCTGAGGCGCAGCACCGGGCGGGGGTGAACATCGCCGAGCAGGTGAACGATGCCCTGGCGGGCGGCTTCGTGCCGTTCGCGGTCAACATCGAGGCGCGGCAGGCGCCCGACATCCTGCGACCCTACCTGCCGCTCTGCGAGCACATGGGCGGGATGCTGGCCGAGATCGTCGGCGGGTTGCCCGAGGAGGTGGAGTTGGAGTTCTGGGGCCATATCGGTGATCACGATCCCTCCATTGCGCGCCTGGCTGTGCTGAAGGGTCTGCTGGCCACGGCCCGCCAGACCAACGTGACCTATGTGAACGCGCCCCTGATGGCTGGGGAGGTGGGCCTGCGGACGGTCACGCACAGCCACGTGGCGCCCCGGGACTTCCTCAACGAGGTGGTGGTGCGAGGCGGGGGGACGGAGCTGGTCGGCACGCTCCTGGGAGTGCGCGGCGACCCCTACGTGGTGAAGGTGAACGGCGTGGCGATCAACGTGCGCCCGTCCCGGCACATGGTCATGATCACCAATGAGGACAAGCCCGGCATCGTCGGGGCGGTCGGGACGATCCTCGGTGAGGCCGGCGTGAACATCGCCGACATGGTGCTCGACTGCACGGGCGGCCGCAGCTCCATTTCGCTGATCATGTTCTCAACGGACCGCCACGTACCCGAGGCCGTGGCACGGCGGTTGCGGGAGACGCCCGGCGTCCTGACGGTGACGGTGATCCGCCTGGGCACCGTCGACCAGTCAGGGCCCTCCGCGCGCTGA